A region from the Anaerolineae bacterium genome encodes:
- a CDS encoding response regulator transcription factor encodes MSARILIVDDEPPIVNMLAYNLKRANYEVLIAWDGEEALRQARQEQPDLIILDLMLPKLDGLDVCRALRQERDVPIIMLTARDDEVDRVVGLELGADDYVVKPFSVRELMARVKNVLRRANPPAPAPNVIRVGNLTVDLSRGEAHWHNVALNLTTLELRLLHTLALHPGQVLSREQLLEQVWGYNYYGDLRAVDAAIKRLRARLREATPDTEIIVTVRGMGYKLSA; translated from the coding sequence ATGTCTGCCCGCATTTTGATCGTTGACGACGAACCCCCCATTGTGAACATGCTGGCCTACAATCTCAAACGGGCCAACTACGAAGTACTCATTGCTTGGGACGGCGAGGAGGCTTTACGGCAGGCCCGGCAGGAACAGCCTGATTTGATCATTTTGGATCTGATGCTGCCCAAGCTGGACGGCTTGGACGTGTGCCGCGCTCTGCGCCAGGAGCGGGACGTACCCATCATTATGCTCACCGCCCGCGACGACGAAGTAGACCGGGTGGTGGGCCTGGAATTGGGCGCCGACGATTACGTGGTCAAGCCCTTCAGCGTGCGCGAGTTGATGGCGCGAGTCAAAAACGTGTTACGCCGGGCCAATCCGCCGGCCCCAGCGCCCAATGTGATTCGAGTGGGTAACTTGACCGTAGACCTGTCTCGCGGTGAAGCCCATTGGCACAATGTTGCCCTAAATCTGACCACTCTGGAGTTACGCCTGTTGCACACCCTGGCCCTGCATCCCGGCCAGGTCTTGAGCCGGGAGCAATTGCTGGAGCAAGTTTGGGGCTACAATTATTATGGCGATCTGCGGGCCGTAGACGCCGCCATCAAACGGCTACGAGCACGACTACGTGAAGCCACCCCTGATACCGAAATAATCGTCACGGTCCGGGGAATGGGATATAAATTATCGGCATAG